In one Silene latifolia isolate original U9 population chromosome 10, ASM4854445v1, whole genome shotgun sequence genomic region, the following are encoded:
- the LOC141608154 gene encoding protein FAR1-RELATED SEQUENCE 5-like: protein MVAGGVSGKGFVAHSSQLSYYSNYFLRSDSTSNVTSSSCNDLHVSAITSKDSNDIVESSLTSTVLIEPPDASSSTPHVEQHSVPSRVHQLLLDSTPGGSELWTRNVAPEFKPYIGQLFGTLEEAISFYDVYAEACGFEPRKSSKKRSVSGDVKYKFVVCNREGFRDRKRKATVLDSGKEQATPKPFDIRNTKLTRIGCTAMIEFRYNGDGYVVFQFREWHNHRLCSLRNKQFQKKHRHLHLYHKKTIINHSRVNQGPTRAFRNVKEYVDGYENVGAQLVDFKNFGRDIKCFIGDRDAQQFVNYFEDKRDTTEGFYFAYEVDSGKCLVRAFWCDAESRRNYALFGDYITYDPTYSTNKYCMLFTPFIGVDHHKRSVTFASALLFHEDEDSFTWVFQKFLDDMGQREPHCIITDQYAGIKLGLRAVFKHAKRRYCMWHIMQKLTDKVGPAISRETDFVSRLNAIVWDL from the exons ATGGTTGCAGGGGGTGTGTCGGGTAAAG GTTTTGTTGCTCattcttcacaattatcatattattccaATTATTTCCTTCGTTCAG ATTCTACAAGTAATGTAACTTCTTCTTCCTGTAATGATCTTCATGTCTCTGCCATTACCTCTAAAGATAGTAACGATATTGTTGAGTCTTCACTTACTTCTACTGTTCTGATTGAACCACCTGATGCATCTAGTTCTACTCCacatgttgaacaacattctgtTCCTTCTCGTGTGCATCAACTACTTTTGGACTCCACACCTGGTGGTAGTGAATTGTGGACAAGGAATGTTGCACCTGAGTTTAAACCTTATATTGGCCAGTTGTTTGGCACGTTGGAAGAAGCTATTAGTTTTTATGATGTGTATGCAGAAGCATGTGGTTTTGAACCTAGGAAGTCTTCTAAAAAAAGGTCTGTTTCTGGTGATGTGAAGTATAAATTTGTTGTTTGCAACCGTGAAGGTTTTAGAGATCGTAAGAGGAAGGCTACTGTGTTAGATAGTGGAAAGGAGCAGGCAACTCccaagccttttgatatcaggaaCACTAAATTAACTAGGATTGGTTGTACTGCTATGATTGAGTTTCGCTATAATGGGGATGGTTATGTTGTTTTTCAGTTTCGTGAGTGGCATAATCACCGTCTTTGTTCACTTAGAAATAAACAGTTTCAAAAAAAACACAGGCACCTCCATCTTTACCATAAAAAGACAATTATTAATCATTCAAGGGTTAATCAAGGGCCAACAAGGGCATTTAGAAATGTCAAGGAATATGTAGATGGCTATGAGAATGTTGGAGCTCAACTGGTTGATTTTAAGAATTTTGGAAGGGATATCAAATGTTTCATAGGAGACCGGGATGCTCAACAGTTTGTTAACTATTTTGAGGATAAACGTGATACCACTGAAGGTTTTTACTTTGCTTATGAGGTGGATTCTGGTAAATGCTTGGTTCGTGCGTTTTGGTGTGATGCAGAGTCTCGTAGAAACTATGCTTTGTTTGGTGATTACATCACTTATGATCCAACTTACAGTACGAATAAGTATTGTATGCTTTTCACTCCTTTTATTGGCGTAGACCACCACAAAAGGTCAGTTACTTTTGCTTCTGCGTTGCTATTTCATGAGGATGAAGATTCGTTCACATGGGTCTTTCAAAAGTTCCTTGATGATATGGGACAGCGAGAGCCACACTGTATAATAACTGATCAGTATGCTGGAATAAAGCTGGGTTTGCGTGCTGTCTTCAAACATGCTAAGcgcagatattgcatgtggcatatcatgcaaaAGCTTACTGATAAGGTTGGGCCTGCAATTTCGAGAGAGACTGATTTTGTCAGCCGTTTGAATGCTATTGTTTGGGATCTTTGA
- the LOC141608155 gene encoding protein FAR1-RELATED SEQUENCE 9-like: MFRKRRKWIPAYFRDVPMGCLLRTTQRSESQNNFFKHFENAHGTLVEFLMRFQSAIDVQRHTQKQLDRDDDCTLPQLATSLKLEAHASKVYTNVCFLDFQVEPSASICSLSVGGFTPPANGVELIGIADARTQKTYQVVYNSLTNDAECSCKLFNRKGIICRHIIWVYSGKQVYTLPDKYILMRWTKNAHKIPIYGPHGELIEDFDATDLRKMEMYKLWSEFYATIR; the protein is encoded by the exons ATGTTTAGAAAAAGGAGGAAATGGATCCCAGCTTATTTTCGTGATGTTCCTATGGGTTGTCTATTACGAACAACTCAACGTTCTGAGAGTCAGAATAATTTTTTCAAGCATTTTGAAAATGCACATGGTACACTTGTTGAATTCTTGATGCGGTTTCAAAGTGCCATTGATGTACAgcgccatactcaaaaacaacttGATAGAGACGATGATTGTACTCTTCCACAATTAGCGACTTCTCTTAAGTTGGAAGCTCATGCTTCCAAGGTTTATACAAATGTTTGCTTTCTCGATTTTCAAGTAGAACCTTCTGCTTCTATTTGTTCCCTTAGTGTTGGTGGCTTCACACCACCTGCAAACGGTGTAGAATTAATTGGTATTGCTGATGCCAGAACGCAGAAGACCTACCAAGTCGTCTACAATTCTCTAACGAATGACGCTGAATGTTCTTGCAAGTTGTTCAACAGGAAGGGTATTATTTGTAGACACATTATCTGGGTTTACTCTGGAAAACAAGTCTACACTTTGCCCGATAAATACATTCTTATGCGGTGGACCAAGAATGCACATAAGATCCCTATTTATGGTCCACATGGTGAGTTAATTGAGGATTTTGATGCCACTGATTTACGAAAGATGGAAATGTACAAGTTATGGTCAGAGTTCTACGCGACCATCA GGTGA